From a region of the Streptomyces sp. NBC_00193 genome:
- a CDS encoding AGE family epimerase/isomerase, producing MADAVSFSFSDTIAGYVSRFDSGSRLLRLKTSDGREFDVSLAGDPSAELVRNLDEPYIDASGHIDEMLSPGRFLYVYGVHYPEQGGRFEAKRLVFLGRGAEDYRFEEPSWWIKQIESLADFYKRAQFGDGPVDFTEYRTEIRLGGDKTASHVQETDTISRLVYGMASAYLLTGKDDYLEVAERGTEYLRKHMRVVDSEEDVVFWYHGISVDGDSERKLFTSEFSDDYDAIPMYEQIYALAGPIQTYRVTGDIRIKNDADATIRLFDKFFKDPEQGGYYSHIDPILFSADHESLGENAERKNWNSVGDHAPAYLINLYLATGEQRYADFLEYTFDTIADKFPDYKNSPFVQERFFRDWSHDTAHSWQQNRAVVGHNLKIAWNLMRMNSLKAKPAYEELARKIGEIMPAVGSDVQRGGWYDVVERVKSGDEETYRFAWHDRKAWWQQEQAILAYLILNGTVGGDGFLREARQAEAFYNTFFLDHDEGAVYFNVLASGTPYLLGTERLKGSHSMSMYHSAELCYLSAVYNNLLINGREMDFHFQPDPTNLPERVLRVSPDLLPAGSVRIASVEIDEKPYTDFDADGLTVRLPDVQGRVKVKVRLRPTAQ from the coding sequence ATGGCGGACGCCGTGAGCTTCTCCTTCTCCGACACGATCGCCGGCTACGTCAGCCGCTTCGACTCCGGGTCCCGGCTGCTGCGGCTGAAGACCTCGGACGGCCGCGAGTTCGACGTCTCCCTGGCCGGGGACCCCAGCGCCGAGCTGGTCCGCAACCTGGACGAGCCGTACATCGACGCCTCCGGGCACATCGACGAGATGCTCTCGCCGGGACGGTTCCTCTACGTCTACGGGGTCCACTACCCCGAGCAGGGCGGCCGCTTCGAGGCCAAGCGCCTGGTGTTCCTGGGCCGCGGGGCCGAGGACTACCGCTTCGAGGAGCCCAGCTGGTGGATCAAGCAGATCGAGTCGCTGGCCGACTTCTACAAGCGGGCGCAGTTCGGCGACGGGCCGGTGGACTTCACCGAGTACCGCACGGAGATCCGGCTCGGCGGTGACAAGACCGCCAGCCACGTCCAGGAGACCGACACGATCTCCCGCCTGGTCTACGGCATGGCCTCGGCCTACCTGCTGACCGGCAAGGACGACTACCTGGAGGTCGCCGAGCGCGGCACCGAGTACCTGCGCAAGCACATGCGCGTCGTGGACAGCGAGGAGGACGTGGTCTTCTGGTACCACGGCATCAGCGTCGACGGGGACAGCGAACGCAAGCTGTTCACCTCGGAGTTCTCCGACGACTACGACGCGATCCCGATGTACGAGCAGATCTACGCGCTGGCCGGCCCGATCCAGACCTACCGGGTCACCGGCGACATCCGGATCAAGAACGACGCGGACGCCACCATCCGGCTGTTCGACAAGTTCTTCAAGGACCCGGAGCAGGGCGGCTACTACTCGCACATCGACCCGATCCTCTTCAGCGCCGACCACGAGTCCCTCGGGGAGAACGCGGAGCGCAAGAACTGGAACTCGGTCGGCGACCACGCCCCCGCGTACCTGATCAACCTGTACCTCGCGACCGGGGAGCAGCGCTACGCGGACTTCCTCGAGTACACCTTCGACACGATCGCGGACAAGTTCCCGGACTACAAGAACAGCCCCTTCGTGCAGGAGCGCTTCTTCCGCGACTGGTCCCACGACACCGCGCACAGCTGGCAGCAGAACCGCGCGGTCGTCGGCCACAACCTCAAGATCGCCTGGAACCTGATGCGGATGAACTCGCTGAAGGCCAAGCCGGCCTACGAGGAGCTCGCCCGCAAGATCGGCGAGATCATGCCGGCCGTCGGCAGCGACGTGCAGCGCGGCGGCTGGTACGACGTGGTCGAGCGCGTCAAGTCGGGCGACGAGGAGACGTATCGTTTCGCCTGGCACGACCGCAAGGCCTGGTGGCAGCAGGAGCAGGCGATCCTCGCCTACCTCATCCTCAACGGCACCGTCGGCGGTGACGGCTTCCTGCGCGAGGCCCGCCAGGCGGAGGCCTTCTACAACACCTTCTTCCTCGACCACGACGAGGGAGCCGTCTACTTCAACGTCCTGGCGAGCGGGACCCCGTACCTGCTCGGGACCGAGCGGCTCAAGGGCAGCCACTCGATGTCCATGTACCACTCGGCGGAGCTCTGCTACCTGTCCGCCGTCTACAACAACCTGCTCATCAACGGCCGGGAGATGGACTTCCACTTCCAGCCCGACCCGACGAACCTGCCCGAACGCGTGCTGCGCGTCTCGCCCGACCTGCTCCCCGCCGGCTCGGTGCGGATCGCGTCCGTCGAGATCGACGAGAAGCCGTACACGGACTTCGACGCCGACGGACTCACCGTCCGGCTGCCCGACGTCCAGGGCCGGGTCAAGGTCAAGGTCCGGCTGCGCCCGACCGCCCAGTAG
- a CDS encoding STAS domain-containing protein — protein MTLNVKERRNKAGTVLVATGEINSETSGSLLQTLLPLVREGRPLRIDLTAVTYVSSAGLRTLLVVYREAQHAGVAVTLYGVSEEVRFVMSATGFLDFFSTGEAEAAAAKAAAKTAAKAAR, from the coding sequence ATGACCCTGAACGTGAAGGAACGCCGCAACAAGGCGGGCACCGTACTCGTCGCCACCGGCGAGATCAACAGTGAGACCTCCGGATCGCTGCTGCAGACGCTGCTGCCGCTGGTCCGCGAGGGCAGGCCGCTGCGCATCGACCTGACGGCCGTCACCTACGTCTCCAGCGCCGGGCTGCGCACCCTGCTCGTCGTCTACCGCGAGGCCCAGCACGCCGGGGTCGCCGTCACCCTCTACGGGGTGAGCGAGGAAGTCCGGTTCGTCATGTCGGCCACCGGCTTCCTCGACTTCTTCTCCACCGGCGAGGCCGAGGCGGCCGCCGCCAAGGCCGCCGCCAAGACGGCCGCGAAGGCCGCGCGATGA
- a CDS encoding MinD/ParA family protein encodes MARTIVVHSYRGGTGKSSVLANLALLLAAEGRRVGVIDTDIQSPTLDLLFRLGPGPSLADYLLGRCEIEAAAQEVVTGCGRGSLYVVPARTGTAALRELMTTGYDVGLLPEGFDRLALHHALDVLLLDTHAGLNNESVTAMASADVLLIMARADRIDLLGVEETIALTGRLACRRTLVMSMAPEGIDRQAARRRAEEVYRTPLAGILPYVPEMAALYGERIFSEAHPDHPLVGEFRTIISALDARDEVSRA; translated from the coding sequence ATGGCCCGGACCATCGTGGTGCACTCGTACCGCGGCGGAACCGGAAAGTCCTCGGTGCTGGCGAACCTGGCCCTGCTCCTCGCGGCCGAGGGACGCCGGGTGGGGGTGATCGACACGGACATCCAGTCGCCCACCCTGGACCTGCTCTTCCGGCTCGGCCCCGGTCCCTCGCTCGCCGACTACCTGCTCGGCCGGTGCGAGATCGAGGCCGCCGCCCAGGAGGTCGTCACGGGCTGCGGCCGCGGGAGCCTGTACGTCGTACCGGCGCGGACCGGGACGGCGGCCCTCCGGGAGCTCATGACCACCGGCTACGACGTGGGGCTGCTGCCCGAGGGCTTCGACCGGCTGGCCCTGCACCACGCCCTGGACGTCCTGCTGCTCGACACCCATGCCGGGCTCAACAACGAGTCGGTCACGGCGATGGCCAGCGCCGACGTCCTGCTGATCATGGCCCGGGCCGACCGGATCGACCTCCTCGGCGTCGAGGAGACCATCGCCCTGACCGGCCGGCTCGCCTGCCGGCGGACCCTGGTGATGAGCATGGCGCCCGAGGGCATCGACCGGCAGGCGGCCCGTCGCCGGGCCGAGGAGGTCTACCGCACCCCGCTGGCCGGAATCCTGCCCTATGTTCCGGAAATGGCCGCGCTCTACGGGGAGCGCATATTCTCCGAAGCCCATCCCGACCACCCCCTGGTCGGTGAATTCCGCACCATCATCTCGGCGTTGGACGCACGTGACGAAGTATCGCGTGCCTGA
- a CDS encoding STAS domain-containing protein produces the protein MPLSVSLSVEGDTTVIELEGELDAKTAPDFHQTIEKAAGHGTSTVEIRMAGVGYMASAGLRSLVFAQQKVGEHVTIKVVGAIEPVSRTIRTAGLDRSIVLSDD, from the coding sequence ATGCCGCTTTCCGTGTCCCTGAGCGTCGAGGGCGACACCACCGTGATCGAGCTGGAGGGCGAACTGGACGCCAAGACCGCGCCGGACTTCCACCAGACCATCGAGAAGGCAGCCGGCCACGGCACCAGCACCGTCGAGATCCGCATGGCCGGCGTCGGCTACATGGCCAGCGCCGGACTGCGCTCCCTGGTCTTCGCCCAGCAGAAGGTGGGGGAGCACGTCACCATCAAGGTGGTCGGCGCCATCGAGCCCGTGTCCCGGACCATCCGGACGGCCGGACTCGACCGCAGCATCGTGCTCTCCGACGACTGA
- a CDS encoding type 1 glutamine amidotransferase domain-containing protein, translating to MKILVVMTAKATLHLLDGEQHPSGFWAEEFAVPYTLFKNAGHTVDVATIGGQTPTVDATSIDPQFLQWVRPQGSADTDTASALEYSRVIENTPQLRNPIALETLGEKDIADYDGIYISGGHGAIGDLPKSDELAQILRWAIAQDKPLATVCHGHTALLALRDGEGQWPFAGYRMTAFSHSEELVTNMAGRLPLILEAELTRLGARYEKADAIWDSHVVVDRKLTTGQNPYSSKALAETFLRQLAEG from the coding sequence ATGAAGATTCTCGTCGTCATGACGGCCAAGGCCACGCTTCATCTGCTGGACGGGGAACAACACCCCTCGGGTTTCTGGGCCGAGGAATTCGCCGTTCCCTACACCCTCTTCAAGAATGCCGGCCACACCGTGGACGTGGCCACGATCGGGGGGCAGACCCCGACGGTCGACGCGACCAGCATCGACCCCCAGTTCCTCCAGTGGGTCCGCCCCCAGGGCTCCGCCGACACGGACACGGCCAGCGCCCTGGAGTACAGCCGCGTCATAGAGAACACCCCGCAGCTGAGGAACCCGATCGCCCTGGAGACCCTGGGCGAGAAGGACATCGCCGACTACGACGGCATCTACATCAGCGGCGGCCACGGGGCCATCGGCGACCTGCCCAAGTCCGACGAGCTCGCGCAGATCCTGCGCTGGGCCATCGCGCAGGACAAGCCCCTGGCCACCGTCTGCCACGGACACACCGCCCTGCTGGCCCTGCGCGACGGCGAGGGCCAGTGGCCCTTCGCGGGCTACCGGATGACCGCCTTCTCGCACAGCGAGGAGCTCGTCACCAACATGGCGGGCCGGCTCCCGCTGATCCTGGAGGCCGAACTCACCCGGCTCGGAGCCCGCTACGAGAAGGCCGACGCGATCTGGGACTCGCACGTGGTGGTGGACCGCAAGCTCACCACCGGCCAGAACCCCTACTCCTCCAAGGCCCTCGCGGAGACGTTCTTACGTCAGCTCGCCGAGGGCTAG
- a CDS encoding anti-sigma regulatory factor, whose translation MDEAVKTARMSAELEVPATLGALGDIAALVLRLAGSAGLGKGASYRIRLAVDELATNIVMHGYRGGDGRITVRGRSGPGRVRISIEDRAPAFDPVQGRLPPEPHTAPERRRIGGLGIHLALTSVDEFDYVRRDGRNISTLTVMAEGTDPCPPRP comes from the coding sequence ATGGACGAGGCCGTCAAGACGGCGAGGATGTCCGCCGAGCTGGAAGTGCCCGCCACCCTGGGGGCACTGGGCGACATCGCCGCGCTGGTCCTGCGGCTGGCCGGGAGCGCGGGACTGGGCAAGGGCGCCTCGTACCGGATCCGGCTGGCGGTGGACGAGCTGGCCACCAACATCGTGATGCACGGGTACCGGGGCGGCGACGGACGGATCACCGTCCGGGGCCGCTCCGGGCCGGGCCGGGTGCGGATCTCCATCGAGGACCGTGCCCCGGCCTTCGACCCCGTCCAGGGGCGACTGCCGCCCGAGCCGCACACCGCTCCCGAGCGGCGGCGGATCGGCGGACTCGGCATCCACCTCGCACTGACCAGCGTGGACGAGTTCGACTACGTACGCAGGGACGGCCGCAACATCAGCACGCTGACTGTGATGGCTGAGGGGACGGACCCATGCCCTCCACGACCGTGA
- a CDS encoding DJ-1/PfpI family protein, whose product MPDVVLREGALTGTRIAVLVESDFYEPEIFYYGHRFAEEGAEVDFLTRLWGNDSITFSGHEYRAPFTADKSLEGLSDEELRRYAAIIVPSGMVADRLRYTEDVDVLAPATELLRRAFEEPTVLKGIICHGMWLAASIPDKVRGRKVVCHNNLIGDVRNMGGEYVDEDVVVDGDLVTGRTGAHHHLFARRIIELIAADRGARGARGAGSAPGSAQGARGTA is encoded by the coding sequence GTGCCTGATGTGGTCCTGCGCGAGGGTGCGCTGACCGGAACCCGGATCGCGGTCCTGGTCGAGAGCGACTTCTACGAGCCGGAGATCTTCTACTACGGCCACCGGTTCGCGGAGGAGGGCGCCGAGGTCGACTTCCTGACCCGGCTGTGGGGCAACGACTCCATCACCTTCTCCGGGCACGAGTACCGGGCGCCGTTCACCGCCGACAAGTCCCTGGAGGGGCTGAGCGACGAGGAACTGCGCCGGTACGCGGCGATCATCGTGCCCTCGGGCATGGTGGCCGACCGGCTGCGCTACACCGAGGACGTGGACGTGCTGGCCCCGGCGACGGAGCTGCTGCGCCGGGCCTTCGAGGAGCCGACCGTCCTCAAGGGGATCATCTGCCACGGCATGTGGCTGGCCGCCTCGATCCCGGACAAGGTGCGCGGCCGCAAGGTCGTCTGCCACAACAACCTCATCGGCGACGTCCGGAACATGGGCGGCGAGTACGTGGACGAGGACGTGGTGGTCGACGGTGACCTGGTCACCGGCCGCACCGGGGCCCACCACCACCTGTTCGCCCGCCGGATCATCGAGCTGATCGCCGCCGACCGCGGCGCACGGGGCGCTCGCGGAGCGGGGAGCGCGCCGGGGAGCGCGCAGGGCGCGCGGGGTACTGCCTGA
- a CDS encoding VOC family protein yields the protein MAPMVWSHVGLNCADQKTTEDFYTRYFGFTRARVVDLGDAQIIFLRQGDVYLELFAAGTEQAAPALHDGPAAPGRMRHLAFQTDSVDAFLATLGEAAEVTLGPLDFDDFICGWRTVWVRDPDGVIVEVSQGFEDEHGQHDKDGA from the coding sequence ATGGCCCCGATGGTCTGGTCGCACGTGGGCCTGAACTGCGCGGACCAGAAGACCACCGAGGACTTCTACACCCGGTACTTCGGCTTCACCCGGGCCCGGGTGGTCGACCTCGGAGACGCACAGATCATCTTCCTGCGCCAGGGGGACGTGTACCTGGAGCTCTTCGCGGCGGGCACCGAGCAGGCCGCCCCGGCCCTCCACGACGGGCCGGCGGCGCCGGGCCGGATGCGGCACCTGGCCTTCCAGACCGACAGCGTGGACGCCTTCCTGGCCACGCTCGGCGAAGCGGCCGAAGTGACCCTGGGACCACTGGACTTCGACGACTTCATCTGCGGGTGGCGGACCGTGTGGGTCCGCGATCCCGACGGGGTGATCGTCGAGGTCAGCCAGGGATTCGAGGACGAACACGGTCAACACGACAAGGACGGTGCATGA
- the glgX gene encoding glycogen debranching protein GlgX, translating to MSEPASEQVLRVDAYPTHEVGGYRVRAGKPFPFGANVVPGGVSFSVFSDQATSMTLVIYQRGEPEPMAELEFPQEFRTGSVFAMTVFGLDHENIEYGYRADGPYDPVTGHRFDARQVLSDPYARLIAGRDVWGVEPDRSRGYQYRSRVCLQDFDWGDDTPLGIPAEDLVVYETHVRGFTRHPSSQVTAPGTFAGLREKIPYLKELGINCIELLPVFEFDESDNPRTNPETGEQLFDYWGYNTVSFFAPKAGYAATGRYGMQGDEFRTLIKDLHAAGIEVILDVVFNHTAEGNEQGPTISFKGLDNATYYMLTPEGYYFNFSGTGNTVNCNHPVVRNFVLDCLRHWVADYHIDGFRFDLAAILGRSPDGTPLPNPPLLELLAYDPVLRHTKLIAEAWDAGGLYEVGNFPAYGRWAEWNGKYRDTVRSFLKGDPGITGELATRIAGSPDLYSSRGTSASVNFLTAHDGFSLADLVSYNDKHNEANGEGNNDGGNDNASWNCGAEGPTDDPEVNALRLRQMKNALAILFTSQGIPMLLSGDEVARTQQGNNNTYCQDNELSWFDWTQVDENSELLRFTREMIAFRKRHRELRSTSHPTGQLRDTLGLPDISWHGERAWQPDWSAESRLLAVARCGTGDDDVVYAAMNSHWEAHDLELPALPGGRSWHLFADTGAEAPYDIRTPGAELELENAGKYLIGPRSVVILVGRTPDAEL from the coding sequence ATGAGCGAGCCGGCGTCCGAACAGGTGCTGCGCGTCGACGCGTACCCGACCCACGAGGTGGGCGGGTACCGCGTCCGCGCCGGCAAACCGTTCCCCTTCGGGGCCAACGTGGTCCCCGGCGGGGTCAGCTTCTCCGTCTTCTCCGACCAGGCCACCTCCATGACCCTGGTCATCTACCAGCGCGGAGAGCCCGAGCCGATGGCCGAGCTGGAGTTCCCCCAGGAATTCCGCACCGGCAGCGTCTTCGCCATGACGGTCTTCGGCCTCGACCACGAGAACATCGAGTACGGCTACCGGGCCGACGGACCCTACGACCCCGTCACCGGCCACCGCTTCGACGCCCGCCAGGTGCTCTCCGACCCGTACGCCCGGCTGATCGCCGGCCGCGACGTGTGGGGCGTGGAGCCGGACCGCAGCCGCGGCTACCAGTACCGCTCCCGCGTCTGCCTCCAGGACTTCGACTGGGGCGACGACACCCCGCTGGGCATCCCCGCCGAGGACCTCGTCGTGTACGAGACCCACGTGCGCGGCTTCACCCGGCACCCCTCCTCGCAGGTCACCGCCCCCGGCACCTTCGCGGGGCTGCGGGAGAAGATCCCGTACCTGAAGGAGCTCGGGATCAACTGCATCGAGCTGCTGCCGGTGTTCGAGTTCGACGAGAGCGACAACCCGCGCACCAACCCGGAGACGGGCGAGCAGCTCTTCGACTACTGGGGCTACAACACCGTCTCCTTCTTCGCCCCCAAGGCCGGCTACGCGGCCACCGGACGGTACGGCATGCAGGGCGACGAGTTCCGCACCCTGATCAAGGACCTGCACGCGGCCGGCATCGAGGTCATCCTCGACGTCGTCTTCAACCACACGGCCGAGGGCAACGAGCAGGGCCCCACCATCTCCTTCAAGGGGCTCGACAACGCCACGTACTACATGCTCACGCCCGAGGGGTACTACTTCAACTTCAGCGGCACCGGCAACACCGTCAACTGCAACCACCCCGTCGTGCGCAACTTCGTCCTCGACTGCCTGCGCCACTGGGTCGCGGACTACCACATCGACGGTTTCCGCTTCGACCTCGCGGCCATCCTCGGCCGCTCCCCGGACGGCACCCCGCTGCCCAACCCGCCGCTGCTGGAACTGCTCGCCTACGACCCGGTGCTGCGGCACACCAAGCTCATCGCCGAGGCCTGGGACGCCGGCGGCCTCTACGAGGTCGGCAACTTCCCGGCGTACGGCCGCTGGGCGGAGTGGAACGGCAAGTACCGCGACACCGTGCGCAGCTTCCTCAAGGGCGACCCCGGGATCACCGGGGAACTCGCCACCCGCATCGCCGGCTCGCCCGACCTCTACTCCAGCCGCGGGACCTCGGCATCGGTCAACTTCCTGACCGCGCACGACGGTTTCAGCCTGGCCGACCTGGTCTCGTACAACGACAAGCACAACGAGGCCAACGGCGAGGGCAACAACGACGGCGGCAACGACAACGCGAGCTGGAACTGCGGGGCCGAGGGACCGACCGACGATCCCGAGGTCAACGCGCTGCGGCTGCGCCAGATGAAGAACGCCCTGGCCATCCTCTTCACCAGCCAGGGCATCCCGATGCTGCTGTCCGGCGACGAGGTGGCGCGCACCCAGCAGGGCAACAACAACACGTACTGCCAGGACAACGAACTGTCCTGGTTCGACTGGACCCAGGTCGACGAGAACTCCGAACTGCTCAGGTTCACCCGGGAGATGATCGCCTTCCGCAAGCGCCACCGCGAGCTGCGCTCCACCTCGCACCCCACCGGACAGCTCCGGGACACCCTCGGGCTGCCCGACATCAGCTGGCACGGGGAGCGGGCCTGGCAGCCCGACTGGTCGGCGGAGAGCCGGCTGCTGGCGGTCGCCCGCTGCGGCACCGGTGACGACGACGTGGTCTACGCGGCCATGAACTCCCACTGGGAAGCGCACGACCTGGAACTGCCCGCCCTTCCGGGCGGCCGCAGCTGGCACCTCTTCGCGGACACCGGCGCCGAGGCCCCGTACGACATCCGCACCCCCGGCGCCGAACTCGAACTGGAGAACGCCGGGAAGTACCTGATCGGTCCGCGCTCGGTCGTGATCCTGGTCGGCCGCACGCCCGACGCCGAGCTCTAG
- a CDS encoding PP2C family protein-serine/threonine phosphatase: MPSTTVIILDEYPPPPLELLGALGEMGAELVPRTLAELLAGPLEELPEADVLLAPAQADGESVRTAVRRLRRWAGAPIVVVWTVTEFAALEEHVRIGHDYLVPPFLPALVGARLHSCSERAGLGRTLREADARAELMGYEKELEIGREIQAGFLPESLPVPEGWEIDVCFRPARQVAGDFYDVFELSRGRRLAFIVADVCDKGVGAALFMALIRSLLRHTAENSGLQHLVAAGRTGNSRRIPVVGATPLLNAVTATNGYLTRNHLRQGYFATLFFGVLDPLTGSLVYINGGHNPPLLLDADGGEPRTLEVTGPAVGVLPDCVYTLGYAQLNPGDTLFVFTDGVPEARCPSGGFLGDERMLQLLSGPPVSGREVVQRMDTAVREHTGTAEQHDDVTMLALHRPRAARGPHAGGADCQVVA, encoded by the coding sequence ATGCCCTCCACGACCGTGATCATCCTCGACGAGTACCCGCCACCACCCCTCGAACTCCTCGGAGCACTGGGGGAGATGGGTGCGGAACTCGTCCCGCGCACGCTGGCCGAGCTGCTGGCCGGCCCACTGGAGGAGCTGCCTGAAGCGGACGTGCTGCTCGCCCCGGCCCAGGCCGACGGGGAGTCCGTACGGACCGCCGTGCGACGGCTGCGCCGCTGGGCCGGCGCCCCCATCGTGGTCGTCTGGACCGTGACGGAGTTCGCCGCCCTGGAGGAACACGTCCGGATCGGGCACGACTACCTCGTGCCCCCCTTCCTGCCCGCCCTCGTCGGGGCCCGGCTGCACAGCTGCTCGGAGCGCGCCGGACTCGGCCGCACCCTGCGCGAAGCCGATGCCCGCGCCGAACTCATGGGATACGAGAAGGAGTTGGAGATCGGCCGCGAGATCCAGGCCGGCTTCCTGCCGGAGTCACTGCCGGTCCCCGAGGGCTGGGAGATCGACGTGTGCTTCCGGCCCGCCCGGCAGGTCGCCGGGGACTTCTACGACGTCTTCGAGCTCTCCCGCGGCAGGCGCCTGGCCTTCATCGTGGCCGACGTCTGCGACAAGGGGGTCGGAGCCGCGCTCTTCATGGCGCTCATCCGCTCCCTGCTGCGGCACACCGCCGAGAACAGCGGCCTCCAGCACCTGGTGGCCGCCGGCCGCACCGGCAACAGCCGGCGCATCCCCGTGGTGGGGGCCACGCCGCTGCTCAACGCGGTCACCGCCACCAACGGCTACCTGACCCGCAACCACCTGCGGCAGGGCTACTTCGCCACCCTCTTCTTCGGGGTGCTCGACCCGCTCACCGGCTCCCTCGTCTACATCAACGGCGGCCACAACCCGCCGCTGCTGCTGGACGCCGACGGTGGCGAGCCGCGCACCCTGGAGGTGACCGGCCCTGCCGTCGGGGTGCTCCCGGACTGTGTGTACACGCTCGGCTACGCCCAGTTGAACCCGGGCGACACGCTCTTCGTGTTCACCGACGGAGTGCCCGAGGCGCGCTGCCCCAGCGGCGGCTTCCTCGGCGACGAGCGGATGCTGCAGCTGCTCTCCGGTCCTCCGGTGAGCGGCAGGGAGGTGGTCCAGCGCATGGACACGGCGGTACGCGAACACACCGGAACGGCCGAACAGCACGACGACGTCACCATGCTGGCCCTGCACCGGCCACGCGCGGCGCGGGGGCCGCACGCGGGCGGCGCCGATTGCCAGGTCGTGGCCTGA
- a CDS encoding GMC family oxidoreductase: protein MAVDEYDYIVVGSGTAGSVLANRLSEDPDVSVLVLEAGAGRIPPEVDDPSSWYKLLGGPVDWGYTSVPQPGLDGRRTYEPRGKAPGGSSNLYIMMHIRGHASDFDNWAYQGAAGWAYEDVLPYFSLLEGQEDATAVTTGTRGPQRITNAGLHGPNPVSRAFIDAAVELGHEEIADFNTDGPRRGLFGTGWHHIDVADGRRQGVLAAYLEPALDRSNLTLRTSAQSTRLLFDGDTCTGVEYVQLQAPAEISGRTVRDGHSTASEPGLHTVRARREVIVAAGAIESPKLLLLSGIGHPEQLREHGIGTVAELPGVGENFHNHVLTGLMAEVTQELPPPAQNLSESALFLSSRPGLPAPDLQIAFVHVPFDVIVGQDHPNTVSILPGVVRPVSRGWIKLASADPLAHPLIHPNYLGDRWDLERMVQGVRTARELFATSAFSPWYKQELQPGPGYVSDEDLRTFVKQKSESYHHQAGSCRMGIDDLSVVDPELRVHGVRNLRVVDASVMPAVPSGNCHTAIAMIAERAADFLKGVSRA, encoded by the coding sequence GCGGGAGCGGGCCGCATCCCTCCCGAGGTGGACGATCCGTCCTCCTGGTACAAGCTGCTCGGCGGGCCCGTCGACTGGGGTTACACCAGCGTCCCGCAGCCCGGCCTGGACGGCCGCCGCACGTACGAACCGCGCGGCAAGGCCCCCGGCGGCAGCAGCAACCTCTACATCATGATGCACATCCGGGGCCACGCCTCGGACTTCGACAACTGGGCCTACCAGGGCGCGGCCGGCTGGGCGTACGAGGACGTACTGCCCTACTTCTCGCTGCTGGAGGGCCAGGAGGACGCCACCGCCGTCACCACCGGCACCCGCGGCCCGCAGCGGATCACCAACGCGGGCCTCCACGGCCCCAACCCGGTCTCCCGCGCCTTCATCGACGCCGCCGTGGAGCTGGGCCACGAGGAGATCGCCGACTTCAACACCGACGGGCCGCGGCGCGGACTGTTCGGCACCGGCTGGCACCACATCGACGTGGCCGACGGCCGCCGCCAGGGCGTCCTCGCCGCCTATCTGGAACCGGCCCTGGACCGCTCCAACCTGACCCTGCGCACCAGTGCGCAGAGCACCCGGCTGCTCTTCGACGGGGACACCTGCACGGGCGTGGAGTACGTCCAGCTCCAGGCCCCCGCGGAGATATCGGGCCGGACGGTTCGGGACGGGCACAGCACCGCGTCGGAGCCCGGGCTGCACACCGTACGGGCCCGCCGGGAGGTGATCGTGGCCGCCGGGGCGATCGAATCCCCGAAGCTGCTGCTGCTCTCCGGGATCGGGCACCCCGAGCAGCTGCGCGAGCACGGCATCGGGACGGTCGCGGAGCTGCCCGGGGTCGGCGAGAACTTCCACAACCACGTACTGACCGGGCTGATGGCCGAGGTCACCCAGGAACTGCCGCCGCCCGCGCAGAACCTTTCCGAGAGCGCGCTGTTCCTCTCCTCCCGGCCGGGACTGCCCGCGCCGGACCTGCAGATCGCCTTCGTGCACGTGCCGTTCGACGTGATCGTCGGCCAGGACCACCCGAACACCGTGTCCATCCTGCCCGGCGTCGTCCGTCCCGTCTCGCGGGGCTGGATCAAGCTGGCGAGCGCCGATCCGCTGGCCCACCCGCTGATCCACCCGAACTACCTGGGCGACCGCTGGGACCTGGAGCGGATGGTCCAGGGCGTCAGGACGGCCCGGGAGCTCTTCGCGACCTCCGCCTTCTCGCCCTGGTACAAGCAGGAGCTCCAGCCCGGACCGGGCTACGTGTCCGACGAGGACCTGCGCACCTTCGTGAAGCAGAAGTCGGAGAGCTATCACCACCAGGCCGGCTCCTGCCGCATGGGCATCGACGACCTCTCCGTCGTCGACCCCGAACTGCGGGTGCACGGCGTACGGAACCTGCGCGTCGTCGACGCGAGCGTGATGCCCGCCGTCCCGTCGGGCAACTGCCACACCGCCATCGCGATGATCGCCGAGCGCGCGGCGGACTTCCTGAAGGGGGTGTCCCGTGCCTGA